From the genome of Rhizobium sp. NXC24, one region includes:
- a CDS encoding phosphoketolase family protein codes for MTSLETAVRNEKLSGKSHAESVLSAEELRLMDAYWRASNYLSVGQIYLLDNPLLKEPLKREHIKPRLLGHWGTSPGLNMLYVHLNRVIKRDDLNMIYVIGPGHGGPSLVAHAYLEGTYSEVYPNIGQDAEGMQRLFKQFSFPGGIPSHVAPETPGSIHEGGELGYALSHAYGAAFDNPDLIVTCVVGDGEAETGPLATGWHGNKFLNPARDGCVLPILHLNGYKIANPCFLARIPEQELRKFFEGMGYAPLFVEGHEPDQVQQQLAAAMDTAVAEIKRIWADARGKGNVSRPAWPMIVFRTPKGWTCPSEIDGKKCEDYWRSHQVPMGDMNKPEHIQILQHWMKTYKPEELFDENGKLRTEFASLAPSGHRRMSDNPHANGGLLLRDLKMPDFRSYAVSVPSPGSVTTESARVMGKFLRDIMKLNMDSKNFRLFSPDENNSNRWQDVLEVTDRCYMAEIYPEDDHLSPDGRVMEVLSEHQCQGWLEGYLLTGRHGFFSCYEAFIHIIDSMFNQHAKWLKVCNHIPWRRPIGSLNYFLSSHVWRQDHNGFSHQDPGFIDHVVNKKAEVIRVYLPPDANTLLSVTDHCLRSRNYVNVVVAGKQPAPQWLTMDQAIKHCAEGVGIWEWASNDRGSEPDVVMACCGDVPTLETLAAVQLIREHIPELKVRVVNVVNLMKLQPSNEHPHGLPDRDFDALFTKNKPIIFAFHGYPWLIHRLTYRRTNHDNLHVRGYKEEGTTTTPFDMVVLNQLDRFHLVEDVIDRLPQLGARAAYFKQAIREKLIEHRQYIEEHGDDMPQISGWKWGVKSMEQVKGTTSTEGDNT; via the coding sequence ATGACTTCACTTGAAACCGCAGTGAGAAACGAGAAACTTTCAGGCAAGTCCCACGCAGAAAGCGTGCTATCGGCCGAGGAACTCCGCCTGATGGACGCCTACTGGCGGGCGTCGAACTATCTGTCTGTCGGGCAGATTTATTTGCTCGACAATCCGTTGCTCAAAGAGCCGCTGAAGCGGGAGCATATCAAGCCGCGTCTGCTCGGCCATTGGGGCACGTCGCCCGGCCTGAACATGCTCTACGTGCATCTGAACCGTGTGATCAAGCGCGACGACCTCAATATGATCTATGTGATCGGGCCTGGCCATGGCGGACCGTCGCTCGTCGCACATGCCTATCTGGAAGGGACTTACAGCGAAGTCTATCCGAATATCGGGCAGGACGCGGAGGGCATGCAGCGGCTGTTCAAGCAGTTCAGTTTTCCTGGCGGCATTCCGAGCCACGTCGCTCCGGAAACGCCTGGAAGCATTCATGAAGGGGGTGAGCTGGGCTATGCCCTGAGCCACGCCTACGGCGCAGCCTTTGACAATCCGGATCTTATCGTCACTTGCGTCGTCGGGGATGGAGAGGCGGAGACAGGGCCGCTCGCCACGGGATGGCATGGCAACAAGTTCCTCAATCCCGCGCGTGACGGATGCGTGCTGCCGATCCTGCATCTCAACGGCTACAAAATCGCCAATCCGTGCTTCCTCGCCCGCATTCCAGAGCAGGAACTGCGGAAATTCTTCGAGGGGATGGGTTATGCCCCCCTCTTCGTTGAAGGGCATGAGCCCGACCAGGTCCAGCAGCAACTGGCCGCAGCCATGGACACGGCAGTCGCGGAGATCAAGAGGATCTGGGCGGACGCTAGAGGGAAAGGGAATGTCAGCCGTCCGGCTTGGCCCATGATCGTCTTCCGCACCCCCAAGGGGTGGACTTGCCCAAGCGAAATCGACGGCAAGAAATGCGAAGACTATTGGCGGTCGCACCAGGTTCCGATGGGCGACATGAACAAGCCGGAGCACATCCAGATCCTTCAACACTGGATGAAAACCTACAAGCCTGAAGAACTCTTCGATGAGAATGGCAAGTTGCGCACCGAATTTGCCTCCTTGGCACCATCGGGTCATCGCCGGATGAGCGACAACCCGCATGCAAACGGCGGTCTGCTGCTGCGCGATTTGAAGATGCCGGACTTCCGCAGCTACGCCGTCTCGGTGCCCAGCCCCGGATCGGTAACGACTGAATCCGCTCGCGTCATGGGTAAGTTTCTGCGGGATATCATGAAGCTGAATATGGACAGCAAGAACTTCCGGCTGTTCAGCCCTGACGAGAACAACTCCAACCGCTGGCAGGACGTGCTGGAGGTCACCGACCGCTGCTACATGGCGGAGATTTATCCGGAGGACGATCACCTGTCGCCCGATGGCCGTGTGATGGAGGTGTTGAGCGAACATCAGTGCCAAGGCTGGCTGGAAGGTTATCTGCTGACGGGACGCCACGGCTTCTTCTCTTGCTACGAGGCCTTCATCCACATCATCGACTCGATGTTCAATCAGCATGCCAAGTGGCTGAAGGTGTGCAACCACATTCCCTGGCGACGGCCAATCGGCTCGCTGAACTACTTCCTGAGTTCGCACGTCTGGCGGCAGGACCACAACGGCTTCAGCCACCAGGATCCCGGTTTCATCGATCACGTTGTCAACAAGAAGGCCGAGGTCATCCGCGTCTATCTGCCGCCGGATGCAAACACGCTGCTTTCCGTCACCGATCATTGCCTGCGCAGCCGCAACTACGTGAACGTCGTCGTGGCTGGCAAGCAACCGGCTCCGCAATGGCTGACAATGGATCAGGCGATCAAGCACTGCGCCGAAGGTGTCGGTATTTGGGAGTGGGCCAGCAACGATCGGGGATCGGAGCCCGACGTCGTGATGGCATGCTGCGGCGACGTGCCGACGCTGGAGACGCTTGCGGCAGTCCAACTCATCCGTGAGCATATCCCCGAATTGAAGGTGCGCGTCGTCAACGTTGTCAACCTCATGAAGCTGCAGCCTTCGAACGAGCACCCGCATGGGCTTCCCGATCGCGATTTCGATGCGCTTTTCACCAAGAATAAGCCGATCATTTTCGCGTTCCATGGATATCCCTGGCTGATTCATCGCCTGACCTACCGGCGCACCAACCACGACAATCTGCATGTTCGAGGATACAAAGAGGAGGGAACAACGACGACGCCGTTCGATATGGTCGTTCTTAACCAGCTCGATCGCTTCCACCTTGTCGAAGATGTCATCGATCGACTGCCGCAACTCGGCGCTCGCGCGGCCTACTTCAAGCAGGCGATCCGCGAGAAGCTGATTGAGCACCGGCAGTACATCGAGGAGCATGGCGATGACATGCCTCAGATCAGCGGCTGGAAATGGGGCGTCAAGAGTATGGAGCAGGTGAAGGGAACGACGTCCACGGAAGGCGACAATACTTAA
- a CDS encoding GntR family transcriptional regulator has translation MRQEDIEETVAESSYRQIRADIIFGRLSPGQKLKLENLRGAYGTSVSTLREILNRLTSEGLVVAEGQRGFEVAGVSVADLREIAALRLLLEEHALEQSFEQGDVEWEAQLVSAHYKLARMEAMMASGDTARAEDWKRYDWEFHQALIAACGSRLLMETHSSVFDKYLRYQMVALSYRGGVAEEEHKQLLDAALRRDSKTAKTILQRHIQAGVEHALGKGLLSSSARLTK, from the coding sequence ATGCGGCAAGAAGATATCGAGGAAACCGTCGCCGAGAGCAGTTACAGGCAGATTCGTGCCGATATCATCTTCGGACGGCTTTCGCCGGGGCAGAAGCTGAAACTAGAAAATCTCAGAGGTGCTTATGGGACCAGCGTCAGCACGCTCCGCGAAATCCTCAACCGGTTGACCTCGGAGGGCCTCGTCGTCGCGGAGGGTCAGCGGGGCTTCGAGGTGGCGGGGGTCTCCGTTGCCGATCTCAGGGAGATTGCCGCACTTCGGCTTTTGCTCGAGGAACATGCGCTGGAGCAATCCTTCGAACAGGGCGATGTGGAATGGGAGGCGCAGCTCGTGTCAGCGCACTACAAGCTGGCACGCATGGAAGCGATGATGGCCTCTGGCGATACGGCCCGAGCCGAAGACTGGAAACGTTATGACTGGGAATTCCACCAGGCGCTGATAGCCGCTTGCGGCTCGCGACTGTTGATGGAAACGCATTCCTCCGTCTTCGACAAATATCTGCGCTATCAGATGGTTGCGCTCTCCTATCGCGGCGGCGTTGCCGAAGAGGAGCACAAACAGCTATTGGACGCAGCACTCAGGCGCGACAGCAAGACGGCCAAGACGATCCTTCAGCGCCATATCCAAGCGGGCGTCGAGCATGCGCTCGGCAAGGGCCTGCTCTCCTCATCTGCCAGACTGACGAAATAA
- a CDS encoding GntR family transcriptional regulator, translated as MAAPRNIDKPMLKATAEAWETISDVVFRQIRQDIISGALAPGTKIKLEQAKEHYSISVSSLREILSRLAMENLVLAEGQRGFEVSQASRKELEELADLRTVLETHAIGLSFASGTLEWEGRIVAAHHKLAAAERKLLAGDASRTIDWVRYDWEFHQAIVSACNSATLMATLSSVFDRFQRYHMLAQSFRGKAVVDDHKLLFELALKRDVEGARAVIRRHIQSGVEHVLTSGRIG; from the coding sequence ATGGCTGCGCCGCGCAACATAGACAAACCGATGCTCAAGGCCACGGCCGAAGCCTGGGAGACCATCAGCGATGTTGTCTTCCGGCAGATCCGGCAGGACATCATTTCCGGGGCGTTGGCGCCTGGGACCAAGATCAAGCTGGAACAAGCCAAGGAGCATTATTCGATCAGCGTCTCCTCATTGCGCGAGATTCTCAGCCGCCTTGCCATGGAGAATCTCGTACTTGCCGAGGGCCAGCGTGGCTTCGAGGTGAGCCAGGCGTCGCGCAAAGAGCTGGAGGAGCTTGCCGATCTCCGCACCGTGCTCGAGACACATGCGATCGGGCTATCCTTCGCGTCCGGCACATTGGAATGGGAAGGTCGCATCGTCGCCGCCCATCACAAGCTCGCGGCGGCCGAACGCAAGCTGCTGGCGGGTGACGCTTCGCGCACCATCGACTGGGTGCGCTACGACTGGGAATTCCATCAGGCGATCGTCTCGGCCTGCAATTCGGCAACATTGATGGCCACACTTTCGTCCGTCTTCGACCGCTTCCAGCGGTATCACATGCTGGCGCAGAGCTTTCGCGGCAAGGCGGTGGTCGACGATCACAAACTGCTATTCGAGCTTGCACTGAAGCGTGATGTCGAGGGCGCAAGAGCGGTCATTCGCAGGCATATCCAGAGTGGTGTAGAGCACGTGCTGACCAGCGGCCGGATCGGCTGA
- a CDS encoding sugar phosphate isomerase/epimerase and 4-hydroxyphenylpyruvate domain-containing protein yields MKTSIATVTISGELPEKLEAIARAGFDGVEIFENDFLAFDGSPADVGRMARDLGLTITLFQPFRDFEGMPDTLRGRTFDRAERKFDIMQELGTDMVLVCSNVSQAALGGIDRAAADFHELGERAAKRGLKVGYEALAWGRFVNDHRDAWEIVRRANHQNVGLILDSFHSLSRRIDINSIRSIPKEKIFIVQLADAPLIDMELLYWSRHFRNMPGEGDLPVTEFTEAVASTGYDGFFSLEIFNDQFRGGSTRAIAADGHRSLIYLADQIRRKVETPVGIEMPARAAVKGIGFIEFATDDEEAVELVGILEALGFRKVAVHRSKKVTLFQQGEIRILVNVDPAGFANAAYAVHGTFAYAMALIVDDAGQADARALALDAEPFAQAVAEGELQLPAIRGVGGGLIYLIDEKSPLGRFSEIDFESVNEEGTTTDAGLRQIDHIAQTVAYDEMLTWLLFYTSIFETRKTPMVDIIDPSGVVRSQAIENQSGSLRITMNGAENRRTLAGHFIAEKFGSGIQHLAFSTDDIFSTAERLRANGFKPLPISPNYYDDVEARFGLEPELTERLKEENILYDRDDEGEYFQLYSGTYGEGFFFEVVQRRAYRGYGAPNAIFRIAALKKQMRPEGVPKDAM; encoded by the coding sequence ATGAAGACCTCGATTGCGACTGTCACGATCTCAGGCGAGTTGCCGGAAAAACTAGAAGCGATTGCACGCGCCGGCTTCGACGGCGTGGAGATTTTCGAAAATGATTTCCTGGCCTTTGACGGCAGTCCCGCCGATGTCGGCAGGATGGCGCGGGATCTCGGCCTGACGATTACGCTCTTTCAGCCCTTCCGCGATTTCGAGGGCATGCCGGATACCTTGCGCGGGCGCACGTTCGACCGTGCCGAGCGCAAGTTCGACATCATGCAGGAGCTCGGCACCGACATGGTGCTCGTCTGTTCCAATGTCTCGCAGGCAGCCCTTGGCGGCATCGACCGGGCCGCCGCCGACTTTCATGAGCTGGGAGAGCGGGCGGCAAAACGTGGGCTGAAAGTGGGCTACGAGGCGCTCGCCTGGGGGCGCTTTGTCAACGACCACCGCGATGCCTGGGAGATCGTGCGCCGCGCCAACCACCAGAATGTCGGGCTGATTCTCGACAGTTTCCACTCGCTGTCGCGCAGGATCGACATCAACTCCATCCGCTCGATCCCCAAGGAAAAGATCTTCATCGTGCAGCTTGCCGATGCACCGCTGATCGATATGGAACTGCTCTACTGGAGCAGGCATTTCCGCAACATGCCGGGCGAGGGTGATCTTCCCGTTACCGAATTCACCGAGGCGGTGGCCTCCACCGGCTATGACGGCTTCTTCTCGCTGGAGATCTTCAACGACCAGTTCCGCGGCGGCTCGACGCGGGCGATCGCCGCCGATGGCCATCGCTCACTGATCTACCTGGCCGACCAAATCCGCCGGAAGGTGGAGACGCCTGTCGGCATCGAGATGCCTGCGCGTGCGGCTGTCAAAGGCATCGGCTTCATCGAGTTTGCGACCGATGACGAGGAGGCCGTGGAGCTCGTCGGCATCCTCGAGGCGCTCGGCTTCCGCAAGGTGGCGGTGCATCGTTCCAAGAAGGTGACGCTCTTCCAGCAGGGCGAGATCCGTATCCTCGTCAATGTCGATCCCGCCGGATTTGCCAATGCCGCCTATGCCGTTCATGGCACGTTTGCCTACGCGATGGCGCTTATCGTCGATGATGCCGGGCAGGCCGATGCCCGCGCCTTGGCGCTCGATGCCGAACCCTTCGCCCAGGCCGTCGCAGAGGGCGAGCTGCAACTGCCGGCGATCCGCGGTGTCGGCGGTGGACTTATCTATCTCATCGATGAGAAGAGCCCGCTCGGGCGATTCTCGGAGATCGATTTTGAATCTGTGAATGAAGAAGGGACCACCACGGACGCCGGCCTGCGGCAGATCGATCATATCGCCCAGACCGTCGCCTATGACGAGATGCTGACCTGGCTGCTCTTCTACACCTCGATTTTCGAGACCCGCAAAACCCCCATGGTCGATATCATCGATCCCTCCGGCGTGGTGCGCAGCCAGGCAATCGAAAACCAGTCGGGCAGCTTGCGCATAACCATGAACGGCGCTGAAAACCGCCGCACACTCGCCGGCCACTTCATTGCCGAAAAATTCGGCTCCGGGATCCAGCATCTGGCTTTCTCGACGGATGATATCTTTTCAACCGCCGAACGCCTGCGCGCCAATGGCTTTAAGCCCCTGCCGATCTCGCCCAATTACTACGACGACGTCGAAGCCCGCTTCGGGCTGGAGCCGGAGCTCACCGAACGGCTAAAGGAAGAAAACATTCTCTATGACCGCGATGATGAGGGGGAGTATTTCCAGCTCTACAGCGGCACTTATGGCGAGGGATTCTTCTTCGAGGTCGTGCAGCGCCGTGCCTATCGCGGTTATGGGGCACCGAATGCGATTTTCAGGATTGCGGCGCTGAAGAAGCAGATGCGGCCCGAGGGGGTTCCGAAGGATGCGATGTGA
- a CDS encoding transporter substrate-binding domain-containing protein — protein sequence MLKSLLTRRGAMLGAAALVAAIGLANPAAAVTPEEIKARGKLIVGIQGDNPPWGFVTSAGKQDGFDADMGALFAKELGVEVEFVPLEVNNRIPALTSGRVDVLFATMAMLPDRAKAVQFSQPYNANAIVLIGPKNKSIKTNEDMANLTISVAKGAAQDTQVTKNAPTSATIRRFDGDAASVQALVSGQVDALGGNIFYMDRVEKARPGEFENKLEFQKLYNGACTRLGEKEINAALNTFIDKIKADGELKKIYDKWMKVPVPEFPKSLDGIPFAAN from the coding sequence ATGCTGAAGTCTTTGCTGACGCGGCGTGGCGCCATGCTGGGCGCCGCCGCTCTCGTGGCCGCCATCGGGCTTGCAAACCCCGCTGCCGCCGTCACGCCCGAAGAAATCAAGGCCCGTGGCAAGCTGATCGTCGGCATCCAGGGCGATAACCCGCCATGGGGCTTCGTCACCAGCGCCGGAAAGCAGGATGGGTTTGATGCCGATATGGGTGCGCTCTTCGCCAAGGAACTCGGCGTTGAAGTCGAATTCGTTCCGCTCGAAGTCAATAACCGCATCCCGGCGCTGACAAGCGGCCGCGTCGATGTGCTGTTTGCGACCATGGCCATGCTGCCGGACCGCGCCAAGGCCGTCCAGTTCAGCCAGCCTTACAATGCCAATGCCATCGTTCTGATCGGCCCGAAGAACAAGTCGATCAAGACCAACGAAGACATGGCGAACCTGACCATATCCGTTGCCAAGGGTGCGGCGCAGGACACGCAGGTCACCAAGAATGCGCCGACTTCCGCTACCATCCGCCGCTTTGACGGCGATGCGGCCAGCGTCCAGGCACTTGTTTCCGGCCAAGTCGATGCCCTCGGCGGCAACATCTTCTACATGGACCGGGTGGAAAAGGCCCGCCCTGGCGAATTCGAAAACAAGCTGGAGTTCCAGAAGCTCTATAACGGTGCCTGCACGCGTCTGGGCGAAAAGGAAATCAACGCCGCGCTCAATACATTCATCGACAAGATCAAGGCCGATGGCGAATTGAAGAAGATCTACGACAAGTGGATGAAGGTGCCGGTTCCGGAATTCCCGAAAAGCCTCGACGGTATTCCGTTCGCGGCGAACTGA
- the aroQ gene encoding type II 3-dehydroquinate dehydratase, whose product MTRTIFVLNGPNLNLLGEREPHIYGSTTLADIKQMCLAKADSLGFTIDFRQTNFEGELVESVHQARKEACGIIINPAAYTFTSIALLDALKTFEPPKIELHISNVHAREEIYHKSLVSRIATAIMIGFGARGYELAIEAMAGMVGAAKT is encoded by the coding sequence ATGACCAGAACCATCTTCGTCCTCAACGGACCGAACCTCAACCTGCTGGGCGAGCGCGAGCCGCATATCTATGGCTCGACGACACTCGCAGACATCAAGCAGATGTGTCTCGCCAAAGCCGACAGCCTCGGCTTTACGATCGATTTCCGCCAAACGAATTTCGAAGGCGAGCTGGTAGAAAGCGTGCATCAGGCCCGGAAAGAGGCCTGCGGCATCATCATCAATCCCGCTGCCTATACGTTCACCTCGATCGCGCTGCTCGATGCGCTGAAAACCTTCGAGCCGCCGAAGATCGAGCTGCATATTTCCAATGTCCATGCCCGGGAGGAGATCTACCATAAATCCCTCGTCTCGCGCATCGCCACCGCCATCATGATCGGCTTTGGCGCCCGTGGTTACGAGCTTGCCATAGAGGCGATGGCCGGCATGGTGGGGGCAGCGAAAACATGA
- a CDS encoding amino acid ABC transporter permease — MNYHLDFTPVIDGLPSLLLGCLGTFLLAICGMILAVIIGIGGVALRDSPIKPVRWLVIGFVELIRNTPFLVQIFFLFFALPLIGIRLDPTPTAIIALGINGGAYAIEIIRGGVQSIPKGQMEAGLALGLHKVQVFRLVILKPALRAIYPSLTSQFVLLTLSTSIVSAISAYELTSVAQRIESDSFRSFEVYFTITVFYLVISWLMMRLFALFSARYFTYPVN; from the coding sequence ATGAACTATCACCTGGATTTCACGCCCGTCATCGATGGCCTGCCGAGCCTGCTGCTCGGCTGTCTCGGCACATTCCTGCTTGCCATCTGCGGCATGATTCTCGCCGTCATCATCGGTATCGGCGGCGTGGCGCTGAGGGATTCGCCGATCAAACCGGTGCGCTGGCTGGTGATCGGCTTCGTGGAGCTTATCCGCAACACGCCCTTCCTGGTGCAGATCTTCTTCCTGTTTTTCGCCCTGCCGCTGATCGGCATCCGCCTCGACCCGACGCCGACGGCGATCATCGCGCTCGGCATCAATGGCGGCGCCTATGCAATCGAGATCATCAGAGGCGGCGTGCAATCCATTCCCAAGGGGCAGATGGAAGCGGGCCTGGCGCTCGGCCTGCACAAGGTCCAGGTCTTCCGACTGGTCATCCTGAAGCCGGCGCTGAGGGCGATCTACCCCTCGCTGACCAGTCAGTTCGTGCTCCTGACGCTATCGACCAGCATCGTCTCGGCGATCTCGGCTTATGAGCTCACTTCGGTGGCACAGCGCATCGAATCCGACAGCTTCCGCAGCTTCGAGGTCTATTTCACCATCACGGTCTTCTACCTCGTCATTTCCTGGCTGATGATGCGCCTCTTTGCGCTTTTCTCAGCCCGCTATTTCACCTATCCGGTCAATTGA
- a CDS encoding amino acid ABC transporter permease codes for MGSEEFIFLLIGLKWTVLLSAVGFVCGCIAGLGVALARTSGIPLLERATATYIAVFQGTPLLMQLFVTYYGLALIGLKLDAWEAVAIGLTLHASAYLGEIWRGSIAAVPRGQTEAAKALSLKYVSRMKDVILPQAIRISLPATIGFLVQLIKGTSLASIVGFTELTRAGNIISNQIFQPLTVFGIVGALYFLMCCPLTILGARLERRFNAAHAR; via the coding sequence ATGGGCAGCGAAGAATTCATCTTCCTTCTGATCGGCCTGAAATGGACCGTGCTTCTCTCGGCCGTCGGCTTCGTCTGCGGCTGCATCGCGGGCCTCGGCGTGGCACTGGCGCGCACCTCGGGCATACCGCTTTTGGAGCGGGCGACGGCGACCTACATTGCTGTCTTTCAGGGCACTCCGCTCCTGATGCAACTCTTCGTCACCTATTACGGGCTGGCGCTCATCGGCCTCAAGCTCGATGCCTGGGAAGCGGTGGCAATCGGCCTGACGCTGCATGCCAGTGCCTATCTCGGTGAGATCTGGCGCGGCTCGATCGCGGCCGTGCCGCGCGGCCAGACGGAAGCGGCAAAGGCGCTCAGCCTGAAATATGTCTCGCGCATGAAGGATGTGATTCTGCCGCAGGCAATCCGCATCTCGCTGCCGGCGACGATCGGCTTCCTGGTGCAGCTCATCAAGGGCACGTCGCTCGCCTCCATCGTCGGCTTCACGGAACTGACGCGCGCCGGCAACATCATCTCCAACCAGATCTTCCAGCCGCTGACCGTCTTCGGCATCGTCGGCGCCCTTTATTTCCTGATGTGCTGTCCGCTGACGATCCTCGGCGCGCGCCTGGAGCGGCGCTTCAACGCCGCCCACGCGCGATGA
- a CDS encoding amino acid ABC transporter ATP-binding protein, with translation MITMRHVEKWYGAFQALHDINIEVRRSERIVLCGPSGSGKSTLIRCINHLETYEKGEIHVGGILLGNQAKAIDAIRREVGMVFQQFNLFPHLTVLQNCMLAPMRALGVSKSEAEERARSLLARVKISEQAAKYPMQLSGGQQQRVAIARALCMRPKVMLFDEPTSALDPEMVKEVLDTMISLAEEGMTMICVTHEMGFARQVANRVIFMASGAIVEEASPAEFFTNPHHERTRKFLGEILRN, from the coding sequence ATGATCACCATGCGCCATGTGGAAAAATGGTACGGCGCCTTCCAGGCTCTCCACGATATCAACATCGAGGTGCGCAGGAGCGAGCGCATCGTGCTCTGCGGCCCCTCCGGCAGTGGAAAATCGACCCTGATCCGCTGCATCAACCATCTCGAGACCTATGAGAAGGGCGAGATCCATGTCGGCGGCATCCTGCTCGGCAATCAGGCGAAGGCGATCGATGCGATCAGGCGCGAGGTCGGCATGGTCTTCCAGCAGTTCAACCTCTTCCCGCATCTGACGGTTCTGCAAAACTGCATGCTGGCGCCGATGCGCGCGCTTGGCGTTTCGAAGTCTGAGGCGGAAGAGCGGGCGCGCAGCCTGCTGGCCCGCGTCAAAATCTCCGAACAGGCAGCCAAATATCCCATGCAGCTGTCAGGCGGACAGCAGCAGCGCGTGGCAATTGCGCGCGCGCTCTGCATGCGGCCCAAGGTGATGCTCTTCGACGAGCCGACCTCGGCACTCGATCCCGAGATGGTCAAGGAAGTGCTCGATACGATGATCAGCCTCGCCGAAGAAGGCATGACGATGATTTGCGTGACGCATGAAATGGGCTTTGCCCGCCAGGTTGCCAACCGGGTGATCTTCATGGCGAGCGGCGCGATCGTCGAGGAGGCCTCCCCCGCCGAATTCTTCACCAATCCCCACCATGAGCGCACCCGCAAATTCCTCGGCGAAATCCTGCGCAACTAG
- a CDS encoding Gfo/Idh/MocA family oxidoreductase, whose translation MLDSSCTRPLEIAVVGAGLIGRRHIEGVLSEPRTALAAVIDPSPAARDEARTNGITWFASLAEALEKGRRPDGVIVATPNQLHVANATEVITSGIPVLIEKPIADDSEAAAGLVSLAERAGVPILVGHHRRHNPLIRQAKRIIDSGRLGQIRAVHGSFWVAKPDDYFNVKWRRELGAGPTFINLIHDVDLFRYLFGEVESVHAVESNAARGHSVEDTVVVLLRFESGVLATLTASDAVVSPWSWEMTAGENSGFPQQDQFCYQIGGTEASLSIPQLALWRNALRPDWREPLGEERLAVMPADPLTLQLQHFCDIIEDSATPLVSGHEGLATLRVVEAIKQSARSGKTVFPGQTRSHAHD comes from the coding sequence ATGCTAGATTCGTCGTGCACACGCCCGCTCGAAATTGCCGTAGTTGGCGCCGGGCTGATTGGCCGGCGCCATATCGAGGGCGTGTTGTCAGAGCCGCGCACGGCACTCGCCGCCGTCATCGACCCCTCGCCCGCCGCCCGTGACGAGGCGCGGACCAACGGCATCACCTGGTTTGCAAGCCTTGCCGAAGCGCTGGAAAAAGGGCGTCGCCCCGATGGCGTCATCGTCGCAACGCCGAACCAACTTCACGTCGCAAACGCCACTGAGGTGATTACCTCGGGCATTCCTGTTCTCATCGAAAAGCCAATCGCTGACGATAGCGAGGCGGCCGCCGGCCTCGTCAGCCTCGCCGAGCGGGCCGGCGTACCCATTCTCGTCGGCCATCACCGCCGTCATAACCCTTTGATTAGGCAAGCCAAACGCATCATCGACAGTGGCCGACTCGGGCAGATCCGCGCTGTTCACGGCAGCTTCTGGGTCGCCAAACCCGACGATTACTTCAATGTGAAATGGCGCCGAGAGCTAGGCGCCGGGCCGACCTTCATCAACCTCATCCATGACGTCGATCTCTTCCGCTATCTCTTCGGCGAAGTGGAAAGCGTGCATGCGGTGGAATCCAATGCCGCAAGGGGTCATTCGGTGGAAGACACCGTCGTCGTGCTCCTGCGTTTTGAGAGCGGCGTTCTCGCAACACTTACCGCCTCCGATGCCGTCGTCTCACCCTGGAGCTGGGAGATGACGGCGGGCGAAAACTCCGGCTTTCCGCAGCAGGACCAGTTCTGCTACCAAATCGGCGGCACGGAGGCCTCGCTTTCGATCCCGCAGCTTGCACTCTGGCGCAACGCGCTGCGTCCCGACTGGCGCGAGCCGCTTGGCGAAGAGCGTCTTGCCGTGATGCCGGCCGACCCCCTGACCCTGCAGCTCCAGCATTTCTGCGATATCATTGAAGACAGCGCCACGCCGCTCGTCAGCGGCCATGAGGGGCTTGCGACACTGCGCGTCGTCGAGGCTATCAAGCAATCCGCCCGCTCCGGAAAGACTGTGTTCCCTGGTCAAACGAGAAGTCATGCCCATGATTAG